One Neoarius graeffei isolate fNeoGra1 chromosome 9, fNeoGra1.pri, whole genome shotgun sequence genomic window, atatgttcaaTTAACCACAAAATCCATGAAGTCCTCAGTATGAATCATTTGGAAAAGTGTTTCAATCTAGGGTTTTTAGTTTGTCCATCTTGGGGAACTCTTGGGTCGAACTCTTCAATAGAGATTTTCCACTTCAGAAAAGGATTTGAGTAGAATCtctttaggctccagcttgcctgcgaccctatacaggataaacagctacagacAATGTATGGATGGATAGAATCTCTTTAAAAAGTTAGATCCATTAATCGACCATTGAACTCTTGAGGATCTTTTATCTTGTAATTGAAGCAAGCACTTGAAtaaaaatattcaaatatttagtTCTGCAATCTTTTGTTTCTTAAAGGTTTCTTAGAAAAATGGTAATAAATTGTAAAATACCATCTCTAAATTATGTTGGTTAGAACAACTGAGTCTTTTAACTGATGGTCCAGGGGATATAATAGTAATAGATAAAACAATGTAAAACATATCTCCTGAAGTGCAGTGTGTGTTTGCTGCTTCTGCTCTGCTAATAAATAATGAAGCTGAAATGAATAGGGAGTCACGGAGCATTTtattctctctcagctgtgtaatGGGGGTTCAGTAACAGAACTTATAAAGGGTTTGCTGAAGAGGGGGAAACGTCTGGAGGAGCCTGTCATCGCTTACATCCTCTGTGGCGGTCTGTtggtaagacacacacacacacattcactcctaAGTTAATCCGCTAACAACACAAGGCAGGGGTAGGTGAGGTGGTTGGATCAGCAGTCTGCCACGAGAGTAGAAGGGGGCAGACAGCTGTAGAAACAGCAAAAGGATCACATGGACCGAGATAGGAGCCTGTGCAAGTGTCTCACAAAGCCTTCTGAGATTATTAATTCTTCTTTGTTAACTTGGTGCAAAATAACCCATTTTAGGCTGTAATTAAAAATTGGAAACTTGCTCGGATGATTTTCCAACATTAAACCTAGCTCAAATTTTCTAATGCACTTAACCATCTTTAAGTAATATTTTAATTAACAGTTGGATCATCTttccttttgaaaaaaaaaaattgagtcccAGACACAAGACCTTCATTTATTATTTATGGTTTGAACTCATCCAGCATCAGGACTCTACAAGCATGTGAAAGGGTTTTATATGCCTGTATTCATAAATATGAGTTATATTGACAATAATTTAGATGACTGTAAGATATAATAGGCACTTCAACATGTATTTACATCTATATTGCTGACCTGGGTCTATGGGCGTTAGAACCTATACTGGGCTATATTTAGCAGCATAACCAGAAGCACTGGCGGACATTCATTTCTAAGTAATGACCTGAAAAAGTGTTTTACCTAATACTGGAGCAACTATTGTAGGGTAAGAGCTAAACCCACTTAAAATAGCCTTTCACACTTATTCAGCTCCTCTCCAAATAAACCTCATTAGTATGATTTGGATAAACCTTGATGACACAATGCCAAAAAAGACCCCTGCATAAATAAAATCCCCTGTGTTGCATTGACACATCACACAATATATGCTAATCACTGATTATAGTAGCTGTCCATTGATCTTGTCTTAAGCTCTCCTCCAGTCCCTCCCTATTCTTCTTTTCCACATCAGGGCCTGCAACATCTGCACAACAACCGAATAATCCATCGAGATGTCAAGGGCAACAATATCCTGCTCACCACAGATGGAGGAGTCAAGCTGGTGGATTTTGGTAATGGCTGTTTGTGTTTCACTCTGTACTGACAGCCTGCGGCGTTGTGTTGCTGTTCACCTAGACATGCTGACAGAATGTCTATACGATGCTGCATACTGTAGGTCTACCGAGTCCTCTGTTGTAACCTATACTGGGCTATATTTAGCAGCATAACCAGAAGCACTGGTGGTCAGGAAATTTTCTACTGTCTCAATCCAGCATTAGTGAGAGCTTTTTGCTTTTGTTCAGTTTTGTGATACTTGTGTGCACCATGTGTGCAGTGCCAGCCCAGACACCAGCTTTTATTGCTATTTTGAACAGGAACATTCTGTCTGTGTGTCGTCTGtgtgagcagagagagagagagagagagagagagagatgggtgggGGGGGAGGACTTTGGCTTGCCTGAGGCGTGTTTGGCTCTGTTTGTGAGGTGGGAAATGGAGCCCTGCAGGGAGACAAAGCTGCTCCTTTTCATTACAAACgatgatgatagtgatgatgatgattgctAGATCACTGGGCCATAGCGTTGTGCCATGTCAAATTATATACCCCTGCTTAAAAGACATGGATATCTGTTTATCTGCCTGTATCCTTAATAGGTGTGTGTATCTCAAGCTTTCCAATAATACAATATGAATTGAGTTCTTAAGGCAACAAttccatatttaaataatattggctggcgttgagtggtatatcactgatgtattccattcaactagcatgatattgaatgagttgaagacgagttcagtatcatgctagctgaatggaatatattggatataacatgaaaaaaaagccagccaataatatctcatttcatctcattatctctagctgctttatcctgttctacagggtcgcaggcaagctggagcctatcccagctgactacggccgagaggcggggtacaccctggacaagtcgccaggtcatcacagggctgacacatagacacagacaaccattcacactcacacctacggtcaatttagagtcaccagtcaacctaacctgcatgtctttggactgtgggggaaaccggagcacctggaggaaacccatgcagacacggggagaacatgcaaactccacacagaaaggccctcgccagccacggggctctaacccggaccttcttgctgtgaggcgacagtgctaaccactacaccaccgtaccgcccttatTTAAACCTtcaaagtttaaaaaataaataaataaaacccgaaTCTTTTCTTCTCTCATTCAGCCAATGAGTCTATGCTATATATCATCCATccagcggccatgtttgtttacaaattgtaacagtcacttgctagcgtggaagttttacatctctgatgtgtgatgtcgtgttgtcttgacaaccatgcaatattgatattcaacgctcattctccattgggtagagtgatgtaatacactctACCCagcataagcaatatgctaacaatatcgaatgctatcaaaccaaatgaatgaaacccactagaaaggaatagaatacatgcttttattccatcgaaaaagtgtcctgtacagttcaaagacatgcggttaggttaacatggagcagccgtggcctgaggttggactgaagtgcacttgagcaaggcaccgaacccccagctgctccccaggtgctgtagcatagctgcccactgctctgggtatgtgtgtgtgctcactgctcacttgtgtgtgcatgtgtgtgttcagtgcttcgcagaggttaaatttcacggtGTGTTTAagcctgtgcttgagtgtacatttgacaaataaaggcttgacTTGGCTAATAATTGATGATATCACTGAATCTGCTACAATACAATTTAGAAGCATGCCATCATCAATATGTGACCAACTTTGTTCAGAATTTGGGGTCGGCCTCCAGATAACTGGTGAATGACGAAGATGTAGAGAACACCTATGTTAAGTGTCAGAGTTCTGAGTAAATTACCTTGCTAGCCTGTTAAATTATTTACATACCAGTTTTAAAATCTGAATAATTTTCTACGCATAATTTATTTATGTTTGCCTCAATTCATTTCAGTTGTTTCCTTTCAAATAATCTGATTGTTACATCTATAATCATTATGTGTTTCATAATTATTCATTATCTTCCATGGCTGGTTGGTAGATTGGTGTATTGTTTACTGAAGCCAGTTTTGTTTGATGGTTTATATAAATGTTAAACAGGGTTAGGGTTAAATAGAGGCAGAGGGCTCATTTGAAATATATTACACATTCTCCCTGTGGAATAAGAGCGTCATTTCCATAATGCAATCTCTAAGATGGGTTCGGGACTCTTTCTGTTGCAGGTGTATCGGCTCAGCTGTCGACTGCACGCTTGCACAGGAATACGTCAGTTGGAACGCCTTTCTGGATGGCTCCTGAGGTAACTCCTCccattctctttttctttctctctttctgtcctgTGCATTTATAGACAGTACACGTCGCACTTCTGTTTTTTTCCTTGTGGTGGAGGGGAAGGAGTTTGTATTCTATTCTCTCAGCCCTTATGCACATTGTACAAACCTGTGGGTTAATGAAGTATTGTTTGAAGTAGTACGGTTTGCATTTTGATTGAAATGTATTGCCCTATGTCAGAGACTTTGTGTACATGAGCATTCTcaagtgtgtctctctgtgtgtgagcACAGATGGGGGTCGTGTGAAGGTTAATAGCTGGGAGTCAGTTTGCCCCTTACTTGTGCTATTCAGTAGTGAAGTGAGATGATTGGGCTAGAGGCGGTCTGGCCTCCAGGCCAATTAGAATTCAGTCTGCCAAAACGACTCTTCTATTTCACAATTGGTCACAGTGATGAATGAGCCTTTTATAGCCTAGATGAGAAAATACAGCAGTTAATATGCCAGCAATAATGATGTCTAAAATTTGGTATAATCCTAAGGGAGCAAAACAATAACAGTGTGATAAAGTGTAAATTAGACCTCACATTGATTCCCATGGATAGACATTATGCAAATATAAATAATACAATATAGAAAGATAGATCATCAGCAGGTTCCATCCTTGGGTTGAGGGTCGGATGTAAGGATCCTCCAGTCGCTTCTGTTATGTGCCATTCGTACAGCCAATGTAGTTGAGACATGATTGTTGTCCACACTGTCCTTGGTCGTCTCCTCCCCCGCTTGCCATTGATCTTCCCATCAAGCAGTGTGTGATGTAAGGCATTATGTTGTATTGTGTGTCCAAAGAGTTTCTTTACCTGTATGTTTTTATCAGTCTTTTAGTAATGCCCATTCTGTTTAGTATTTCATTATTGGACACGTTATCCGTCCGAGGTATTCTTAGCATTctccagatggatggatggatggatggatggatggatggatggacaaatagatggatttactttattgatcccaacttGAGAAATTGTTGAAGTGCCAGTACCTTGTACGCAATTCCACTCTGTATACTGTGTGTGGACTGAAATGCTATTTTTATTTTCTCCAAAGGTGATTGCATGTGAGCAGCAGTTGGATTACTCCTATGATGCCCGCTGTGATGTGTGGTCTCTTGGCATCACTGCTATCGAGCTGGCTGAAGGAGATCCACCACTCGCTGAGATGCATCCTGTAAAAGCTTTGTTTAAAATACCAAGGTGAGACAGCAGAGGGCACCATGCACTCACCTAAACAGAGAGATTAGTCTAGaaaagggagtgtgtgtgtgtgtgtgtgtgcgcgtgtgtgtgtgtgagatgtgtggATAGAGCCTTGTTCTTATAAAACACCCTGGTGAAGGTAGAGGAAGGAATATCATTTGAAGAATATTGTTCAGATGATtttaaaggggcggcacggtggtgtagtggttagcgctgtcgcctcacagcaagaaggtcctgggttcgagccccggggccggcgagggcctttctgtgtggagtttgcatgttctccccgtgtccgtgtgggtttcctccgggtgctccggtttcccccacagtccaaagacatgcaggttaggttaactggtgactctaaattgaccgtaggtgtgaatgtgaatggttgtctgtgtctatgtgtcagccctgtgatgacctggcgacttgtccagggtgtaccccgcctttcgcccgtagtcagctgggataggctccagcttgcttgcgaccctgta contains:
- the LOC132891293 gene encoding myosin-IIIb-like, translating into MAGNVNGRVDAVNNGRSLYGLYPYKSSMIRLEGLQNPSDDWDIVETIGEGTYGKVYKVTNKKDGSQAAVKVLDPVNDVDEEIEAEYNILHSLSNHPNVVKFLGIFYKADEFTGGQLWLVLELCNGGSVTELIKGLLKRGKRLEEPVIAYILCGGLLGLQHLHNNRIIHRDVKGNNILLTTDGGVKLVDFGVSAQLSTARLHRNTSVGTPFWMAPEVIACEQQLDYSYDARCDVWSLGITAIELAEGDPPLAEMHPVKALFKIPR